The genomic DNA GAGAAACACCTGGTACATCCCTGGGCTCTGGAATGGCAACCCTCCCATGGCCCCTGTCAATGTTGGCTACAGTGAGTCTGTCGGTCTTTTCAAGAGGAGTGTGATTGAGAAGTTTATGGAACAAAAATCTGGAAACAGCTCAGCACACACAATCATTGAGTTCCTTGAATGGACCAAGAGCTTATGGCAAGCAGTGAAGTATGAGAACTTCATCTTCAGTTTCCGCAACAGCCTTGTAGCTGGAGCTTATGCTCAGCTTTGCACTGAGTTCAACCAATGGGATTGGGCCTTCAGGAAGAACATGTACTCCTGGCTAATGGAAGCGGAGACAAAAGTGTCAAACTTTGGCACAGAAGCAGACTCTAAGAATTTGGATGAGTTACTGATCCACCTGAAAACTCAGGTCTTGGTAGAACTGTTGAAAGGGGAAGCGCTCATTTTGTCCAACCTCTCTGAATTCTACAAGAGGCAAGAGGGACATGTTCACTTGGTAGAGAAGTACAAGGAAGACTTGAACATCACAGCCAAAACCATCAGGAGGGAGACGGAGAACTCTGTGAAAAACAAGCTTGAGGCAGCGGTGGAGATCAGAAAGGGTATGTTCAGGTTAGAGAGCATCAAGAACAATCAAACGGCCACAATGGAGAAAAAGGTGCAGGGGCTGATTgagaaatgcaggaaaagtaaaGATCTGTCAGATCAACAGCTGGTGGTTGAATTTAAGAAGATGTGGGATGAGACTGTAGCAGAGCTGCGGTTCCCTGGCATGGAAGAACGAGACATTGTGCAAGACATCTCCCACCAGCTGTGGGTTAACTTAGAGACGAAAGGCAGCGCAGTATGTgaaaaactgtcaaaagtgGGCAACTTGTCTGAATATGGAAGAGAGCCATTCAAAGTGAAAAGTGAACATTTGGGATTAAAAAAATGGTTATGGAATGTATCCTCAGGAAAGGAGCTGAAGTTCCAGCAGGCAGTTGATCACATCATTGAGCAGAGCAAGCAGTTTGTCGATGAGAAAGTGAGAACAAGATCtgattaccataaaacatacacaatgGAGTTGCTTTGCAAGGCAGACAAAATCCTGGACAGGCACATGCATCTGGAAACAACTGCTGAATTTGAGGCAGAGCTGAAGATTCACATCTGTGGACATGCTGCACGGGAGTTCAAAAAAATGCACCTGGCTTTCATCCATTTAAATAATCCACGTCACTGTCTGGAAAAGTTCAAGAAACAGTACTACACAGACTTTAAGGACCTGTTCAACAAAAGAGACCAGTGTCAGAAGAAAGCCAAAGATTTCACCATCAACTGTCTTAAACCTGCGGTGAAGGAATACATCACCAAATCTCTGGGCCCTGACCTTGTGGATGAAATGTTGGTAGGGCAGAAAGCTGTTGCTTTCAGCACTCGAACCTTCTTCCAGTTCTCAATCCTTGAGCAGCTGCTTAAGGGTGATAACTTTCAGGACTTTGTGCGATACATAAATAATTACGAGACCTTTGTACAGGACTGGATATTGAAGCTGATGGTGAAGCAGTTCTCGGAGGGAGATAGCCTCAGGAATACTGAGATGAATCACCTGAAGGCGATGGTTGGCAGAATAAAAAAAGCCATTAAGACCTCACAGATGAAGGCAGCTGAACAGGCAGCAGGAAGGGGTGAGGAGGCCCAGAATATTCAGCAGTTCATTCAGGATATCTGTAGTGACCTAGCGAAAGAGCTTATCATCCCCAAAGACCCCCTCAGTGCAGTCCTGGCTTTAAACTCTGCCAAACCAGAAGACTTTTCCCGGTGTCTGGAGGTGCTTGTGGATGAAATGGAGCAGGCTTTTACCACAGAGTTTCAGAAAGGTGGGGATGTGAGGGCCAGGCTGACCTCACTGCCCTTTCAGCCACAGAAGGTGCTGTTTAACAGGGTGTTTGGCTGTGGGAGGCAGTGTCCCTTCTGTGAGACCCCTTGTGAAGCTGGTGGCAAGAGCCACACAGTGCACTTTGCTTCCATTCACCGTCCTCAGGCCATTGCAGGATGGAGAAAACGTGTATCACAGATATTAGTGAGCAATATCTGCTCCACCAGTGTTGCCAGTGAGAGATGCTTCATCTTGACTGGAACAAAGGAGGAAAACCATCCATACAAGGACTACCGGAGCATTTACCCTGACTGGCTCATCCAGCCCGACACCAGCATCCAGGCCTCAGACTACTGGAAGTACGTCTTCTGCAGGTATAAGAAGCACTTTGCAAAGGAATATGAAGCCAAGCCTGCTCATATTCCCCGCCAATGGAAAAATATAACCCAGAAACAAGCCACGGAAAGTCTGAAGGATTCCTTCTTGATGAAAACAGGAGGAGATCAAAATTAATTGATTACACATCCCTTGTTTCAGTAGGGTTGAAAATGCATCCTCTGAGTGACATCAAATAATCTGCTCACAGGCATGACTCATAATGGTTTAGCAAAAAAGAGCCGAGAACAAACAAAGAGAACAAACAAGATtcatataatacaaataaagcACTCATCATTTTAAAAGGGGACAGTTGAATTCAATCATCACTGATGTTTGAAAAGGGTGAATTCCTGCAGCCTCCCCTGAGTCTTCTCTGATTCTATGAGAGATAATACCATCAGCAGCTCATTGTACTCATAAAATCATATTCATACACTATAAAGTGATATGCAGCATTTATCTGTACAGATCCTGTCTTTGAATCATCATGGCTGATCTCTGTCCATTGTTCCATTCATTAGGATGGTAAATAGGCTGTGAtattttaacagtttaacagagTTAATTTCATATTGTCACCTCCATATTAAagaagttttattttccttcttttcttttttctttttttttctccaaaagtctCATGTGTTCTATCTCATTAATCATTCTTAGAATTAAAGCATATAACCTTCAGGTGTCATTGGCAATTATCAGCTCTACATCACTGCTTGCTTAGGTGTTCATTATTTACTGTCTTGTTGATCTGTTATACGTTAGATAATCATCACTATGTGTTTTATGTTATATGTTACTATTATGACAATATTGTTCCATTTAGAAGACTGAATTGAACCTTTGTTTTGCATCTTTGTTAAACTAATGAATTTCTccagacacattcacattctcccattaaaaataaacttttcatttgatttgaacTCAATGAACTGTATTTTGTTCTGCCTTGAACTGGGCTGAAAGTGAACTGAAATCGCTCATTTAGTTTTTGAATGGTTCAATGTATGCAATCTATGCACTGTGTCTATTGAATGATTTGTGTTGAGTGGTTTTGAGTGGTGTCTATTCTGCAATATATTctgatacatatatatatgccaTACTTTCAATGCACCAATGGTGGCCTGGCCCCTCCCACTTTGCTCATAGGCCCGCCCAGTTTCTGTAGATTTGATCTttgttaagaaaataaaataaaataaataaaaaattatggaACGGGGCACGTAGTTCCGATGGAAGACGGCACAGAAAAACTTTGCTGTTAAAgctacaataggtcatttcagactcttaacggtcaagagaggaattgcaacaacaaacaccctcaaacaactgtttatccttcccacagtctatgaatataacgtgtaatataaagcgttattatacagttcagtgtttttGAAAGCTGACAAtgacaaacacaacagagcctgccatcttttcgtAGTGATCTAagaaaatgttgactttagtgtgctacacaacactatttatcatttttgtcttgaagtttaactgaccaactatattatgagcatgcaacttatttggctatgtaactagcagGCTATATAACtgagatatgatagtctaccacaaacgatgcaactgtaacttaaaaTATGAGACAAGTAAAGgttttagctaaacacgcattgATTGAAGATGTAAAGAGATGAAAGAATGTGCAGTTGCCCAAATTGctctccagacaagcgatcactgaaactctgtatactattactTATTTCCAGCTTGGCATTAGGGAgttgggtggaggagaggtcTGGTCTGGGGGACAGGACTTGGTCAATTTCCTGTTTTGCTCAACGCAGCAACTTCATTCTCACATTGCTCAATCTTGCAATGATTAACATTAGTCAAagtaaatgtacttcactggCATTGTATTCAAaccatttaaattcaaatgagcCAATTAGCAGCCaggaagctgctaattctcccagcagttaccgtgaattatatttgtttgttcaattgctGGACTAGTTTTCTGCTGTCAACTCAGCGTTCCACCAAGTCAaggggctgtttttaaaaaccttatgatacagaaagtataaattattttgtttaacaAAAGAGCGAGTGATGAAATAGATGTGTGCAGTTTAATTGGCAATGCGGTGCATTTTTTTGTGAGCCTCACCCTCGCCATGTCTCTTAACATCTCTTAACGTCCCTCTCTCATCACTGGGCGATGATGAAGCTTCGGTGGCAATTCCTGCACTCGCCCTTTTGGGATCTCAGCCACGTGCATCTCCTCTCCCAGCCTCTGTTGTATGAGccaagtctttttttattagtagtttcttccattttctcattttgtttagctagctaaagttTACTTTGGGCTGTCCATTCCACATAAAAATGACGCACTGGAAAAATTTTTCCCCAAggacaacatttttaaatataaaggcccggacacaccaaaccgacggtcggccgcggagcgccgacaaagatcgcctcgcgtcgatacgcgtcgttaatgttggctgtgccgaacacaccacAACGACGGTCCGCGGACGGctgagttgcacgtacgttctgcgcctgcgtgagaggtaataactctccacaccaagaggtggcggtagtctgtatttgtctttcaaaaaatggaaaccagaagaccggggaatgcgtttgcattgcgttggacctagaagcagccattgtctcgctcacaacaaacagtttgcagcaatttccttgttgtctcgctatttagtaatactaatcaaAAATTAtttctggtagtgatagtaactttggaatggcttgctttcgtctcttccgtttctcttctcgtgcactgattcgctagctggacagccaatcagagagctctctctcatcgacggctccgggggctccgacgccgattcaacatgtcggagccctccaaaacacgccgacgtagtgtcggcgtgcggaacacaccggaaagactcggccgacagggcgccaccgacgtccgacggccgaccgtcggtttggtgtgtccgggccttaagagGGTAATTGGAGcaggacatttatttatttatatatatttttacaataatCTTTGAAATGCGGAACATGTTCTGTTCATGCGGGATGCGGGACAAACGTAAATTTTTGGGACTGTCCCACAAAAATCTGGGATGGGTGGTCACCCTACTACTCAAAGTTCCAAATTGGCAATTCCccaggttttgtttttgcccacaTTTGGTACTCACCCTGCTCCgactctccctcctcctttccCCTGTCCCTTCAGTTCATGTTGTCAAACCCCTGTTCTTCACGTGAGGTCCAGTGTTGTTCCCTGCACCTCTTCCTCGGGGGGCAGGTGGCCAGGATTCATCTCCTCTATCCGGACAGTCTCTTGCCCAGTGTCCAGCTTTTCCACATTGGTGACTGGCGTCTGATCCTGGGGGTAGACAtagtctggtcctgggggtacttacagtctggtcctgggggtacgtacggtctggtcctgggTGTATgtacggtctggtcctgggggtgcgtacggtctggtcctgggggtacgtacggtctggtcctgggTGTATgtacggtctggtcctgggggtgcGTACGGGCGGAGTTGACTTCCTCCCCGGCCTCCAAAACGTCTGCCTCTTCCCCTCCTGGCCTGTCCTTGGTGCAGTTGGAGTTTAGTCGATAGGGCTTTGGCTTGTTTTTTACCTTCTCTGGC from Conger conger chromosome 12, fConCon1.1, whole genome shotgun sequence includes the following:
- the LOC133142495 gene encoding interferon-induced very large GTPase 1-like isoform X2, producing the protein MMVNVSFRRMSCTSEQDTKPQSLDSLLNSMKNPQDHSNRVNPLDLITAVFLCSDGFLQQEMALKMSMCQVSVPLLLPTCDTQQCTLMLWAMRDIVKKYKSPSLEEPRGFVEESIVLSDLPMVSFVRLGNCIMSKSHILNLVLSNPQQYQDTFVHKNIECGDTPRRISNGLVEISWYLPSGNKNTDIFSEPLAIANLRGDLCDFQTQCAFLCRTSTAIFVFCDDFKFEHKFLALQHFKTHWFVITNSQSQTFNEDDFRKFVSETKPNDIIIKHPGRNDAELNKNLRLAICGILKGNIKMSIEGMSALAYELRINVDENDCKRGKQKADEITGGISDIPSFKEKELPLQGTAWKQLANLEKEQCRLKNAGDKNIEVYQNELTDQRQKLREQQRAHSISDSMSRFISAMCNSTEECKYFLKWMRINLDNLSRTHLPPLRAKYKEQCQNSSENNERIAQLDREISSCSLGTEHFLREMGQLYESACSLPEALTPEIKRLPHLCAKLLQEGFPLELVDGDSSNIPLEWVTQVLKELHALTGNSCKIRVISVLGVQSTGKSTLLNTMFGVQFAVSSGRCTRGAFMLLLSVKEDFKVRLGCDYIMIIDTEGLKAPQLAQLDDSYEHDNELATLVVGLSDITVINIPMENSMDMNDILQIVVHAFLRMKEVGRKPCCQFVHQNVPDISAHDSNMRDRKHLLDKLNEMTQAAAKMEKKGNNKTFTDVMEYDPERNTWYIPGLWNGNPPMAPVNVGYSESVGLFKRSVIEKFMEQKSGNSSAHTIIEFLEWTKSLWQAVKYENFIFSFRNSLVAGAYAQLCTEFNQWDWAFRKNMYSWLMEAETKVSNFGTEADSKNLDELLIHLKTQVLVELLKGEALILSNLSEFYKRQEGHVHLVEKYKEDLNITAKTIRRETENSVKNKLEAAVEIRKGMFRLESIKNNQTATMEKKVQGLIEKCRKSKDLSDQQLVVEFKKMWDETVAELRFPGMEERDIVQDISHQLWVNLETKGSAVCEKLSKVGNLSEYGREPFKVKSEHLGLKKWLWNVSSGKELKFQQAVDHIIEQSKQFVDEKVRTRSDYHKTYTMELLCKADKILDRHMHLETTAEFEAELKIHICGHAAREFKKMHLAFIHLNNPRHCLEKFKKQYYTDFKDLFNKRDQCQKKAKDFTINCLKPAVKEYITKSLGPDLVDEMLVGQKAVAFSTRTFFQFSILEQLLKGDNFQDFVRYINNYETFVQDWILKLMVKQFSEGDSLRNTEMNHLKAMVGRIKKAIKTSQMKAAEQAAGRGEEAQNIQQFIQDICSDLAKELIIPKDPLSAVLALNSAKPEDFSRCLEVLVDEMEQAFTTEFQKGGDVRARLTSLPFQPQKVLFNRVFGCGRQCPFCETPCEAGGKSHTVHFASIHRPQAIAGWRKRVSQILVSNICSTSVASERCFILTGTKEENHPYKDYRSIYPDWLIQPDTSIQASDYWKYVFCRYKKHFAKEYEAKPAHIPRQWKNITQKQATESLKDSFLMKTGGDQN